A portion of the Paenibacillus hamazuiensis genome contains these proteins:
- a CDS encoding MurR/RpiR family transcriptional regulator has translation MSANQDADGQLPLVNLITERYGELTGPKRKVADFIVRDPESVIFMSSADVAQAVGCSQPTVSRFASEMGFSGFTEFLTTLRDQVKQRLEPINRMARITSGSTDAAKAFYESLRADQAILQGLSDRVQLKMVERAVELILRAGRVGVAGVRNSQTAAYGMNFLLNQLTGKSALISDSHKDLEELSRLGSEDLLVTISFSRYSKRIMEMTRVAKESGVPVLGITDSPTSPLSRFADVLLCVDCRGPMFQNSMVGALSIVNGLMTALVAAMSEEQREHSQRHMKKSDQISDKLENYLWTFESHK, from the coding sequence TTGAGCGCAAATCAAGACGCAGACGGCCAGCTCCCCCTCGTCAATCTCATTACGGAACGGTATGGCGAACTGACCGGTCCCAAACGAAAGGTCGCCGACTTTATCGTACGTGATCCGGAATCCGTTATTTTTATGAGCAGCGCGGATGTAGCGCAAGCGGTCGGCTGCAGCCAGCCTACCGTGTCGCGTTTTGCCAGCGAGATGGGTTTTTCGGGCTTTACCGAATTTTTAACTACTCTCCGCGATCAGGTCAAGCAGCGGCTGGAGCCGATTAACCGAATGGCAAGGATTACATCGGGCAGCACGGATGCCGCCAAAGCGTTTTACGAGTCGTTAAGGGCCGATCAGGCAATCCTGCAAGGATTAAGCGATCGCGTCCAACTTAAAATGGTGGAAAGAGCGGTCGAATTGATACTGCGTGCGGGTCGAGTAGGCGTAGCCGGCGTCCGCAATTCACAAACGGCGGCTTACGGAATGAACTTTTTACTGAATCAACTGACCGGAAAATCCGCATTGATTTCGGACAGCCACAAGGATCTTGAGGAGCTAAGTCGCCTCGGCAGCGAAGATTTGCTGGTCACCATTTCGTTCAGCCGTTATTCCAAGAGGATCATGGAGATGACCCGGGTGGCCAAAGAATCCGGAGTTCCCGTGCTTGGAATTACCGACAGTCCGACCTCCCCTCTGTCGAGATTTGCGGATGTGCTGCTCTGCGTCGATTGCCGGGGGCCAATGTTTCAAAATTCGATGGTCGGAGCGCTATCCATCGTCAACGGCCTCATGACCGCGTTGGTTGCGGCTATGTCGGAGGAGCAGCGGGAGCATTCGCAGCGGCATATGAAAAAAAGCGACCAGATTTCCGACAAGCTCGAAAACTATTTATGGACCTTTGAAAGCCATAAATAA
- a CDS encoding ABC transporter substrate-binding protein: protein MKRLLGFALAAAMAVAAAGCGGNANEVKSKSSSGKEAASQLDEKELSISAYGGNFEEIYKDRIIPAFEKKYGVKVTYKGNTSVQTLAALNASKSATPLFDVAVVDDGPFFQGKADGLWAPLDPNVVTNLSNLHPNLLEPDHVGAVLGSWAIGLSYNTQVFKEKGWQPPTSWNDLLRPEFAGKVFTNDLNNSYGLIGLVMMAAANGGGVDNMEPGFAKLKELLPKMTIAASTAQVEQLLQRKEAWIGVWGSGRLYTLADKGVPLQFVYPKEGTPALASMVTAVNNAPHPKLAQLFVNFVLSEDIQSILAETQKYGPSNKNVKLSEATKAQVPSPEQIQKMIKLDHTKINKLRSEWSDRWMREVAK from the coding sequence ATGAAACGTCTTTTGGGATTTGCTTTGGCGGCGGCGATGGCTGTTGCCGCAGCTGGCTGCGGCGGAAATGCAAATGAAGTAAAAAGCAAAAGTTCTTCCGGGAAAGAAGCCGCTTCGCAGCTGGACGAGAAAGAACTATCCATTTCCGCATATGGCGGCAACTTTGAAGAAATCTACAAGGACCGCATCATTCCCGCATTTGAGAAAAAATATGGCGTCAAAGTGACCTATAAAGGAAATACGTCCGTTCAAACCTTGGCCGCTCTCAACGCAAGCAAGAGCGCAACCCCTCTGTTCGACGTCGCCGTTGTGGACGACGGTCCCTTTTTCCAAGGCAAAGCGGACGGCCTTTGGGCCCCCTTGGATCCGAATGTGGTTACGAATTTGTCCAATCTTCATCCGAATTTGCTGGAGCCCGATCATGTCGGGGCCGTACTCGGCTCCTGGGCGATAGGTCTTTCCTATAACACCCAGGTGTTCAAGGAAAAAGGCTGGCAGCCCCCAACCTCGTGGAACGATTTGCTTCGCCCGGAATTCGCCGGCAAGGTGTTTACCAACGATCTTAACAACAGCTACGGTTTGATCGGTCTTGTGATGATGGCGGCCGCTAACGGTGGCGGAGTGGACAACATGGAACCCGGGTTTGCGAAGCTGAAGGAGCTTCTGCCCAAAATGACGATTGCGGCCAGTACGGCCCAAGTCGAGCAATTGCTGCAGCGCAAGGAAGCCTGGATCGGCGTCTGGGGATCCGGCCGTCTGTATACCCTCGCCGATAAAGGCGTTCCTCTGCAGTTCGTTTATCCGAAAGAAGGAACGCCGGCTCTCGCTTCCATGGTTACGGCCGTCAACAATGCTCCGCATCCCAAGCTTGCTCAGCTGTTTGTAAACTTCGTGCTGAGCGAAGATATCCAGTCGATCCTGGCCGAAACGCAAAAATACGGGCCCTCCAACAAAAACGTGAAATTGTCCGAAGCGACGAAGGCGCAAGTGCCTTCCCCCGAGCAAATTCAAAAAATGATCAAATTGGATCATACCAAAATCAACAAACTGCGGTCCGAATGGTCCGATCGATGGATGAGGGAGGTCGCCAAATAA
- a CDS encoding ABC transporter ATP-binding protein: protein MSAIAVELNGITRIFGGRHAVNRLSLQIKQGEFVSFLGPSGCGKTTTLNMIAGFMEPDEGEIRLAGEKVNGFPPYRRNIGVVFQSYALFPHMSVFENVAYGLKIRKVPKDEVARRVHEALAIVRLEGMAERKPAQLSGGQQQRVAMARALVIRPSLLLLDEPLSNLDAKLRDEMRVELKEIQRKIGITTIFVTHDQDEALAISDRIVVMNNGSVEQIGTPEEVYEEPATEFVQRFIGMTNAVTGTAAGREAEFLRIRFASGAEVWGMAKGEIIAGKPAQAFVRPERIAMEPLPEPSGKTSGKSSGIPGQQRKNLLAGQVTFSSYQGSTILYKVHTDCGELLVRTPTRRYENPAPPGARVNLSWDAADTRCSKTDAKESDV, encoded by the coding sequence ATGAGTGCCATTGCCGTGGAATTGAATGGAATCACCCGTATTTTTGGGGGCAGGCATGCCGTCAACCGCTTGTCTCTGCAAATCAAACAAGGCGAATTTGTATCATTTCTCGGGCCTTCGGGCTGCGGAAAAACGACCACTTTAAACATGATTGCCGGTTTTATGGAACCCGACGAGGGGGAAATCAGACTCGCAGGGGAAAAAGTCAACGGCTTTCCTCCCTACCGCCGGAATATTGGCGTCGTATTTCAAAGTTACGCTCTTTTCCCTCATATGTCCGTTTTTGAAAACGTTGCCTATGGTCTTAAAATACGCAAGGTGCCTAAGGATGAAGTCGCTCGCCGCGTTCACGAAGCTTTGGCCATCGTTCGCCTGGAAGGCATGGCGGAACGGAAGCCGGCCCAGCTTTCGGGAGGCCAGCAGCAGCGAGTCGCGATGGCCCGGGCGCTCGTGATTCGTCCCTCCTTGCTGCTGCTGGATGAACCTTTGTCCAACCTGGATGCAAAGCTGAGGGACGAGATGCGTGTCGAGCTGAAGGAGATCCAGCGAAAAATCGGCATTACGACTATTTTTGTCACCCACGACCAGGACGAGGCGCTCGCCATTTCTGACCGTATCGTCGTGATGAATAACGGCAGCGTGGAGCAAATCGGCACCCCTGAGGAAGTATATGAAGAACCGGCAACCGAATTTGTGCAGCGGTTTATAGGCATGACCAATGCCGTCACAGGGACCGCAGCCGGGAGGGAGGCGGAATTCCTCCGCATCCGCTTTGCTTCCGGAGCGGAAGTCTGGGGCATGGCCAAGGGCGAGATCATAGCCGGCAAACCTGCTCAAGCCTTTGTCCGCCCCGAGAGGATCGCCATGGAGCCTTTGCCGGAACCGTCGGGGAAAACATCGGGGAAGTCGTCCGGAATTCCCGGACAGCAACGAAAAAATCTGCTGGCCGGCCAAGTGACTTTTTCCTCCTACCAAGGGTCGACGATTTTGTACAAGGTACATACGGACTGTGGGGAACTTCTCGTTCGCACGCCGACCAGACGCTATGAGAATCCGGCTCCTCCCGGGGCCCGTGTGAATCTTTCGTGGGATGCGGCGGATACCCGCTGCAGCAAAACCGATGCCAAGGAGAGCGACGTATGA
- a CDS encoding ABC transporter permease, which translates to MILKSQRWNSLFLILPALIVFIVFFLGPMIYLTMLSFRPTVDSDGWTLNNYFHMFKDSFVLEVVLRTVKLSFVSAFLDIILAYPLALVILRSSPGWRAFYTMLILSPLLVSVVVRSFGWMILLAPGGFINNVLMHFGLISEPVKLLFNETSVVIGLTHIHLPHVIIALLTALYSMDPRLESASASLGARPWQTFWRVTFPLSMPGVLSGGLLAFSLSMSSFVLPNILGGPRYKVLAALAYEQTVGLFNWPFGATLSLLLLFISTGIVAFYQKMSKGQGKEAMV; encoded by the coding sequence ATGATTTTAAAATCGCAGCGGTGGAATTCTCTCTTTCTTATTTTGCCGGCACTGATCGTCTTTATCGTATTTTTCCTCGGACCGATGATATATTTGACGATGCTGAGCTTCCGGCCCACTGTGGATTCAGACGGTTGGACGTTGAACAATTACTTCCACATGTTCAAGGACAGCTTTGTGCTGGAGGTAGTGTTGCGCACTGTTAAGCTCAGCTTTGTCAGCGCTTTCCTGGACATCATCCTCGCGTACCCGCTGGCTTTGGTCATCCTGCGTTCGTCGCCGGGATGGCGTGCCTTTTATACGATGCTCATTCTCTCCCCGCTGCTTGTCAGCGTCGTCGTACGCAGCTTCGGCTGGATGATCTTGCTGGCACCCGGAGGGTTTATCAATAACGTTCTGATGCACTTCGGCCTCATTTCCGAACCGGTCAAACTGTTATTTAACGAGACCAGCGTGGTTATCGGCTTGACTCATATTCACCTTCCCCATGTCATCATCGCGTTATTGACTGCGCTTTACAGCATGGACCCGAGGTTGGAGTCGGCCTCTGCGAGTCTCGGTGCCCGTCCGTGGCAGACGTTTTGGCGCGTAACTTTCCCTCTCAGTATGCCCGGCGTGCTGTCGGGGGGACTGCTCGCTTTTTCGCTATCCATGTCATCGTTTGTTTTGCCCAACATTTTGGGCGGCCCCAGATACAAGGTGCTGGCGGCTCTCGCGTACGAGCAAACCGTCGGGTTGTTTAATTGGCCTTTCGGAGCGACACTTTCGCTGCTGCTTCTCTTTATCTCGACCGGCATCGTCGCATTCTATCAAAAAATGTCCAAGGGGCAAGGAAAGGAGGCGATGGTGTAA
- a CDS encoding ABC transporter permease: MGSSKTMTAIGWAILLFIVVPVAVVIPISLTDTGYMAFPQHGLSFQWYEKLMRRREWSEALWLSLRLGLTVSLLSTSLGTLIALGLYRRRHRFTDAFSVFFLLPLMLPGAVLGVAMLVFMMNLGLIGSFWGLVLAHLIITVPFAVRMVGAGIGDLDQRLEDAAMSLGATPVKAFRSVTVPLLMPGIVASAAFTFISSFDELAVSLFLSTPKMIPLPVKMYGYLEEIADPLVAAVSTIMIIVAALIIAVIARTVGIEKAFGGQKSGARH, encoded by the coding sequence ATGGGTTCTTCAAAAACAATGACCGCCATCGGTTGGGCTATACTCCTTTTCATCGTTGTCCCCGTCGCTGTCGTTATTCCCATTTCCTTGACCGATACGGGATATATGGCGTTTCCCCAGCACGGTCTGTCGTTTCAATGGTATGAAAAGCTCATGCGCCGCAGGGAATGGTCGGAAGCACTTTGGCTGAGCCTCCGGCTCGGGCTGACGGTTTCCCTGCTCTCGACCTCCCTCGGCACGCTCATTGCGCTCGGCTTATACCGCCGGCGCCATAGGTTCACCGACGCGTTCAGCGTATTTTTCCTTCTGCCGCTCATGCTTCCGGGCGCGGTGCTGGGCGTGGCGATGCTTGTCTTTATGATGAACCTTGGATTGATCGGCTCATTCTGGGGACTCGTCTTGGCTCATTTAATCATCACGGTACCGTTCGCCGTACGGATGGTCGGAGCCGGCATCGGCGATCTGGATCAAAGATTGGAGGATGCGGCCATGAGCCTGGGAGCAACGCCTGTAAAAGCGTTTCGGTCCGTCACAGTTCCGCTGCTGATGCCCGGTATAGTCGCAAGCGCTGCATTCACGTTCATCAGCTCCTTCGACGAACTGGCAGTATCGCTGTTCCTCTCCACTCCGAAAATGATACCGCTTCCGGTAAAGATGTACGGATATTTGGAGGAAATCGCCGATCCGCTCGTGGCTGCCGTATCGACGATCATGATTATCGTTGCTGCCCTGATTATCGCCGTTATTGCGCGGACTGTCGGAATCGAGAAAGCGTTCGGCGGACAGAAATCCGGAGCAAGGCACTGA
- a CDS encoding HAD family hydrolase, protein MIKAIVFDFDGLILDTESVWYESYKEVLASYHIDLTVDFFSGCVGTHSTALSEYIEERTGIAGGAAKIRALAAELHEKKIASMQAREGVREYLEEAGRLGLRVGLASSSTRQWIDRFLNFLGLSDYFQIIRSRDDVAKVKPDPELYVQAVTALGVRPEEALAFEDSVNGLKAARAAGLWCVVVPNPITQDLDFSGSHLRIRSMADCSLTDVISRLNIGR, encoded by the coding sequence ATGATAAAAGCTATCGTATTCGATTTTGACGGCTTGATTCTCGATACCGAGTCGGTTTGGTATGAAAGCTATAAAGAGGTGCTCGCCTCTTACCATATAGATTTGACTGTCGATTTTTTCAGCGGCTGCGTCGGCACCCACAGCACGGCTTTGTCGGAATATATCGAAGAGAGAACCGGGATTGCAGGCGGAGCCGCGAAAATTCGCGCGTTGGCTGCGGAGCTGCATGAAAAAAAGATCGCATCCATGCAAGCGCGCGAAGGGGTTCGCGAATATTTGGAGGAAGCGGGGAGGCTCGGATTGCGGGTCGGTCTGGCCTCAAGTTCGACCAGGCAATGGATCGACCGTTTTCTGAATTTCCTAGGGCTGTCGGATTATTTTCAAATTATCAGAAGCCGGGATGACGTGGCTAAGGTGAAGCCGGACCCGGAGCTGTATGTGCAGGCGGTAACCGCTTTGGGCGTAAGGCCGGAGGAAGCGCTTGCCTTCGAAGACTCCGTGAACGGCTTGAAGGCGGCACGGGCGGCGGGGCTGTGGTGCGTTGTCGTGCCCAATCCGATCACCCAGGATCTGGATTTCAGCGGTTCGCATTTACGCATACGTTCCATGGCGGATTGCAGCCTGACCGACGTAATTAGCCGGTTGAACATTGGACGGTAA
- a CDS encoding HPr family phosphocarrier protein, whose protein sequence is MLERQVIVNRTEGLHARPAADIMKLAIRYKSQIVIVFGSRNANAKSMLSMIKLGVKQGNEVLVRADGPDAEEALSVISGYLEAAV, encoded by the coding sequence ATGTTGGAACGTCAAGTTATCGTTAACCGTACGGAAGGCCTGCATGCCCGCCCTGCGGCGGATATCATGAAGCTCGCCATCCGTTATAAAAGCCAAATCGTGATCGTTTTCGGAAGCCGCAACGCCAATGCGAAATCGATGCTCAGCATGATCAAGCTCGGTGTCAAGCAGGGGAATGAAGTGCTTGTCCGTGCGGACGGTCCGGATGCCGAGGAAGCTTTATCGGTTATTTCCGGTTATTTGGAGGCTGCGGTATAA
- a CDS encoding N-acetylmannosamine-6-phosphate 2-epimerase yields the protein MKVSDLKRGLIVSCQALPEDPLYGCMDKMALAAEIGGAVAVRVNSVKDITDVKRLVSIPVMGIIKKRYPNCNAYITPTIEEVRQVVEAGAQIVAVDATDAIKPDGKTTEQFIYDIKSRFDIIVMGDVSSVEEGVKAASYGIDIVATTLTQAVKSPNYPNQNKEDTLHLPPDIDMIEELASRVSIPVFAEGRYWGPEDTVRAFEVGAHSVVIGSAITRPQLATKRIAQAINKYLAAANG from the coding sequence ATGAAAGTGTCCGATTTAAAAAGAGGTTTGATCGTATCTTGTCAGGCGCTGCCCGAGGATCCTTTATACGGCTGCATGGATAAAATGGCGCTTGCGGCGGAAATCGGCGGGGCCGTTGCGGTTAGAGTGAATTCGGTAAAAGACATTACGGATGTGAAAAGGCTGGTATCCATCCCTGTGATGGGAATCATTAAGAAACGTTACCCGAACTGCAACGCCTACATTACACCGACGATCGAGGAAGTCCGGCAAGTCGTGGAGGCGGGGGCGCAGATCGTAGCCGTTGACGCTACGGACGCGATCAAACCCGACGGCAAAACGACCGAGCAGTTTATCTACGATATCAAGAGCCGGTTTGATATTATTGTTATGGGCGACGTCTCCAGCGTGGAGGAGGGTGTCAAGGCGGCATCTTACGGAATTGATATCGTTGCGACAACGCTGACCCAAGCCGTAAAATCGCCGAATTATCCTAACCAAAACAAGGAAGATACGCTCCATTTGCCCCCGGATATCGATATGATCGAAGAGCTGGCGAGCAGGGTATCGATTCCGGTATTTGCGGAAGGCAGGTATTGGGGACCGGAGGATACGGTGAGAGCCTTCGAGGTCGGGGCGCATTCCGTCGTGATCGGCTCGGCCATCACCCGCCCGCAGCTTGCAACCAAGCGGATTGCACAGGCGATAAATAAGTATCTTGCCGCGGCTAACGGGTAA
- a CDS encoding PTS system mannose/fructose/sorbose family transporter subunit IID, with translation MAERNSEAGIITKKDLMKVFWRSLGLLGSFSYERMQGLGYVFVMLPVLRKLYGNKEELSSAVKRHLEFFNTAPWLSTFIFGVTIAMEEENAKRKDDDTDSIHAVKTGLMGPVAGIGDSLFWGTLRVISAGAGAYFVIQGQPLGILVYVLLYNIPHYLARYYGLFIGYKAGTRFLYEAFENGIVHKWTYGATIVGLMVVGGMTASFVAFSTPLGFTVNGTEWKLQDVLNQIFPSALPLGYTMLMLYLIKKKQVRISYLIYGTLLFGIAAKAAGFM, from the coding sequence ATGGCTGAACGCAATTCGGAAGCCGGCATCATCACGAAAAAGGATTTGATGAAGGTTTTCTGGCGATCGCTTGGCCTCCTCGGCTCATTCAGTTACGAGCGAATGCAAGGGCTCGGCTATGTTTTCGTCATGCTGCCCGTGCTGAGAAAGCTGTACGGAAATAAAGAGGAGCTTTCCTCGGCCGTGAAGCGGCATCTGGAATTTTTCAATACCGCGCCGTGGCTGTCCACCTTTATTTTCGGAGTAACGATAGCCATGGAGGAGGAAAACGCGAAGCGGAAAGATGACGACACGGATTCGATCCATGCCGTGAAAACGGGGTTAATGGGACCTGTTGCGGGAATAGGGGACTCCTTGTTTTGGGGGACGCTGAGGGTGATTTCTGCGGGAGCGGGTGCTTATTTTGTCATCCAAGGCCAGCCGCTGGGCATTCTCGTTTATGTTTTGCTCTACAATATTCCTCATTACTTGGCGAGATATTATGGCTTGTTTATCGGATACAAGGCAGGAACCCGCTTTTTATACGAGGCGTTTGAAAACGGAATCGTGCATAAGTGGACGTACGGAGCCACTATCGTCGGACTGATGGTCGTTGGCGGCATGACGGCGAGTTTTGTCGCCTTCTCCACCCCGCTCGGCTTTACGGTTAACGGCACGGAGTGGAAGCTTCAGGATGTTCTGAACCAAATTTTTCCCTCAGCCCTGCCGTTAGGGTATACGATGCTGATGCTCTATCTTATTAAAAAGAAGCAAGTTCGCATTTCATATCTGATATACGGCACCCTGCTTTTTGGAATTGCTGCCAAAGCAGCCGGGTTCATGTAA
- a CDS encoding PTS mannose/fructose/sorbose/N-acetylgalactosamine transporter subunit IIC, translating to MYDMLLHAVLIGAIAGLAKLDSRTFGDNMLGRPIIVCPLIGLVLGDFTTGLTVGGTLELIYLGVVGMGSSMAADVIAGSTVAAALAIKADWAHGVAVSAAIPVSALAIKLTNYTKVLNAYWFGKAEKFAGSCQLNKIEWAHRGGYLIYFLTAFFPSFVIYGTVDYFSGALSGLLPSWLSEGLTLGAGLLTAVGFAMLISMIFTKRLAPFYFGGFVLAAFFGLNVIGVAVVALLVALILNQLRDKNHDEGAGVHG from the coding sequence ATCGGAGCTATAGCGGGGTTGGCCAAACTGGATTCCCGTACGTTCGGCGACAACATGCTGGGAAGGCCTATTATCGTTTGCCCGCTGATCGGTCTTGTTCTGGGCGATTTTACGACAGGGCTCACCGTAGGGGGAACTTTGGAGCTCATCTATTTGGGAGTCGTCGGCATGGGGTCCTCTATGGCCGCGGATGTGATCGCCGGCTCGACGGTCGCCGCAGCACTTGCGATTAAGGCCGATTGGGCCCATGGGGTTGCTGTTTCTGCGGCGATACCGGTATCCGCTTTGGCCATCAAATTGACCAACTATACGAAGGTGCTTAACGCATATTGGTTCGGAAAAGCCGAGAAATTTGCCGGCAGCTGCCAACTTAACAAAATCGAATGGGCTCATCGGGGCGGTTATCTGATCTATTTCCTGACAGCGTTTTTCCCAAGCTTCGTGATTTATGGCACGGTCGATTATTTTTCCGGAGCTTTAAGCGGGTTACTGCCGAGCTGGCTCTCGGAAGGGTTGACGTTGGGAGCAGGTCTGTTAACCGCGGTAGGATTCGCCATGCTGATCTCGATGATATTTACCAAACGGCTTGCACCATTCTACTTCGGGGGATTCGTTCTGGCTGCTTTTTTTGGGCTGAACGTGATCGGCGTTGCAGTGGTGGCGCTCCTCGTCGCCTTGATTTTGAACCAGCTCAGGGATAAAAACCACGACGAAGGAGCGGGAGTACATGGCTGA